The following proteins are co-located in the Xenopus (Silurana) tropicalis mitochondrion, complete genome genome:
- the ND6 gene encoding NADH dehydrogenase subunit 6, with translation MIYMVSFFMVGLVLGLVAVASNPSPYYAALGLVVAAGAGCWVIVGLGSSFLSLVLFLIYLGGMLVVFAYSAALTAEPYPEAWGSWSVVGYVVAYMVGVVTWYVVEGGVEEDGVVGLAGLEGYVVRGDWVGVSLMYSWGGWMLFVGGWVLLLTLFVVFELSRGHYSGSLRALE, from the coding sequence ATGATTTATATAGTTTCTTTTTTTATAGTAGGCTTAGTACTAGGGTTAGTAGCTGTTGCTTCAAACCCTTCTCCTTATTATGCTGCTCTGGGTTTAGTTGTGGCTGCCGGTGCGGGTTGTTGAGTGATTGTTGGATTGGGGTCTTCCTTTTTATCTCTTGTTTTGTTTTTAATTTATTTAGGTGGGATGTTGGTGGTTTTTGCCTATTCGGCTGCTTTGACGGCGGAGCCTTATCCAGAGGCTTGGGGGAGTTGGTCGGTGGTGGGCTACGTAGTGGCATATATGGTAGGGGTGGTTACTTGATATGTGGTAGAGGGCGGTGTAGAGGAGGACGGAGTTGTGGGTTTAGCAGGATTGGAGGGTTATGTGGTTCGTGGGGATTGAGTTGGGGTGTCTTTGATGTATTCTTGGGGTGGATGAATGTTGTTTGTAGGGGGGTGAGTGTTGTTATTAACTTTGTTTGTGGTGTTTGAGTTAAGTCGGGGGCATTATAGTGGAAGTCTCCGTGCTTTAGAGTAG